A segment of the Pieris brassicae chromosome 10, ilPieBrab1.1, whole genome shotgun sequence genome:
AGAAGCTTGTTATGACAGGATGTTTTAATAACGGTCTGAGCTCTTCATTTCTGGTCATATATAGAAGTGCCTCCGTTTCTGGAGCCAAAATTGCATCAAACTCTTTATCAACATTATTGTTAGATTTGTCCATCAAAGGAATTTTAGATAATTCATTTTCCAATGAGTTATTGGGATAAACGAGAAAGCTATATTTGATATGTATTTCATAATCGTCATCGCTTGGTCGTTCACCGTTAGTTGTAATACATTCGTCCAAATATGTTTCGAGTGTTTTAGCGCTGATGTCTGCTAATGGTGgttcgtcaaatttatttcTCAGCCCTATACATGCACCATTGCGCAATAAGTCAAGAACTGTGTCTGGGTCGCCGTTCCTCGCTGCGTAATGTAAAGCTGTGTTATCTTTGACATCTTTGTGGTTAACATCAGTATTGATTTTAGGGTTTTTCAAAAGCATATCCAAACAACTTTGGAAGTCGATTTGATGGCTCTTTGATCCGGTTCGCATGccttttattgttatttgtaatagAGACTCACTATTGACGGAATCAAATAAAGTTGATTCGTGatcaataaacattttcagtataCGGCTGTATCCGTTTTGACAAGCTATAGCTACAGGGCGAACTGAGTTCCCTGAACAAGTTGCGTTAGGATCAGCGCCATTGTTTAACAAAGTCAACACTACCTTTTCGAAACCTTTATCGGTCGCCTGTTGCAGTAAAGTATTCATACCGTTGTTGGCTGATAAAACTGTTCGATGCTCATTCTTTTTAACAAGCCGGTTAAAGTCCcgtataaaattatcttcCTCGTGTCTGCTAAGATATGAAAATAGTTTGTCAGCATCAACAATTTCAGCAGTTTCAGAGTTAGAATCAAATCTTGACACAAGATGTGGAAACGCTTCTTGCAGGTAATAACGAGCCGTCTTCCCTCTAATATCTTTATAAGAATCTAAGTTAACTGGGTCCTTTGAATAGTCTAAAATATACGTTATTACCCTCTCAAGACCCTGCTTTGCTGCAGAGTATACAGGTGTAACACCTCGTTGGTCCGGTGCGTTTGCATTACAGCCCGCTTTCACTAATAGTTCAACCATATCTTCATACACTGCCAATTCGCGTTCGCGGTCATCATCCAAGTCTTGTATCTGTTTAATTGCCATAAGGAGTGCTGTATTTCCTTTACATTTTACGTTAACATCGATTCTATCATCTTCCAAGAGTAGAGCCAATGCGTCGATGTTTCCAGTTTCAACAGCAAAATGTATCGGAGCTGCTCCATGCGTTTCGTTTATGTTGTTAACTTGGACCTCGTGTTGTAATAGAAGTTTAACAAAATCCTTTTTGTTGGGCTCAGAAATTGCAAGCTCGAGGCAGGTTTTGTAATCGGGATATGGGTATACGTATGCAAGATCGACAGCGCCATAGCCGACTAACTTTTTGAAGGTCGCGAAGTCGTTGGTCCGTAGTGCTGTTCTCAGTTGCGTTTGGGGGTCGCCACCAAATAGAGATCCACCACGGGATAGTCTGTTATTCATCTCGTAGTTGTCGCGTGTCATGACTCAATGGCAGGCATCTGGAAATAGAAAAGATTAAttaggaaaaacaaaaaatatatcggaaaaatttaaatttaaaattatgtaaaataattataagtttataataatacaaatagctttaatccggttcaaaaaattgttttctttcaattagGTCAACAacgaattaattaaagttttggTCATAATTGTTTAcgttattattcaatttatgtCAATTATCAATTCGAAAGGGTTAACTATTGTAAAGGgataaatgtttcattttcTCAACTCTGTTTGAAGAGTTCATGTCCGTTTGATTGGGCTAACGGCTTGTGTAAACGAATGTGGGAATCAATATTTCACTGCTAATCTCTTTGAGCTAACTTTAAGcgatgaatttaaaaatattgttgaaaaACCGTAGATAAAAGAGGACAAACAAAATTCTTtcaagttttaaattcgcttattaaatatagttagACACAGAACAATTAACAGTTACGCCGTTGTGATTaaatcatacattttaatgaGCTCATAGTCAGAGGAAAGCAATAATGAATGGGCAATTATTCAGAAATTCTTTAACGCACGCGCCGCTCTATGGGAGGCGAgcaattattttgatttgcaCTTTTTATACGTACTTTAATTTGATACTAACTACTTGAAATAAGCAATTGGACCTCAGTATTAGGTCAAACATTCAGTTAAGAACgccttaataatattttctttaatataatattagattaGATTTAGATTTCTTACGTGGGACACAGCTGTTATGTTATGTTGTCTTGCCCCGAATTTTATATccaacataaaatatacatttattaatgttgtgttatgttaacatatatatatggatttaaaattatcttttactTCAAACAACAAATTGACAGTAGGCGACGAAAGACTAcataaagtttttatgaataaggttATCTGGTTTCTAAATTCTATCAAAGTATAAGCCTTTATTCCAAAAAGTAAGTTCAGATTTcgttttgaatataaaataacccACATCATGTTTTTTCATGGTCGTGACACACGGCCTCACGAcgctttgtttaaattaaacaacatCCTATGAATGTGTGTTCGTAtcttctatataataatactaaaaccaGTCAATATTAAACGGCAAGAATAATCCGCGAATTTCTAAAAGATTGTAGGCAGATTACCCATAAAAACTGTTCATTTGGCTTAGACCCGTGTTCAACAGTGTACCAGGATCATGTATCGATGCTAATCTAAATTAAACTGTTaccaaacataaaaataataaatatatacttatgttATAAAGCTGGGTTTAAGGCTAATTTCAGGAACtacttttaattgaaaaatttatgAGTGGCGTAGTTTACCAATAGTTTTAAAGGCTATGTAACGTAATACTACGTTTTAATGCAGGAAAGATACGGCCGTACTCAGGGTTCGGTGCACAATTGAGACTGCGGAAACTATTACttttgtatgtcaaaatccaacatatttttgatgtagggtttattattcattaccTTACTTAACttcgtattttataaagtttactaAAGATCCATTTCAAATGTAAACTAGGTTCAATGCCCTTTACATAAAGTCAGTCAttacataattgtaataaattgcacaacgttatattattatatataactggCTGATCCGGCTTTTGAAATccggggtttgaaagataggtAGTAGCTGATTCTCaaacttactgaatatgcataaaaacttcataagcatcgttcgagccgtttcggaggagtatgggaacgaacattgtgacacgagatttttaatattatatatataatttaat
Coding sequences within it:
- the LOC123714879 gene encoding transient receptor potential cation channel protein painless, coding for MTRDNYEMNNRLSRGGSLFGGDPQTQLRTALRTNDFATFKKLVGYGAVDLAYVYPYPDYKTCLELAISEPNKKDFVKLLLQHEVQVNNINETHGAAPIHFAVETGNIDALALLLEDDRIDVNVKCKGNTALLMAIKQIQDLDDDRERELAVYEDMVELLVKAGCNANAPDQRGVTPVYSAAKQGLERVITYILDYSKDPVNLDSYKDIRGKTARYYLQEAFPHLVSRFDSNSETAEIVDADKLFSYLSRHEEDNFIRDFNRLVKKNEHRTVLSANNGMNTLLQQATDKGFEKVVLTLLNNGADPNATCSGNSVRPVAIACQNGYSRILKMFIDHESTLFDSVNSESLLQITIKGMRTGSKSHQIDFQSCLDMLLKNPKINTDVNHKDVKDNTALHYAARNGDPDTVLDLLRNGACIGLRNKFDEPPLADISAKTLETYLDECITTNGERPSDDDYEIHIKYSFLVYPNNSLENELSKIPLMDKSNNNVDKEFDAILAPETEALLYMTRNEELRPLLKHPVITSFLYLKWQRISCLFYANITFYFLLWLCLMLYIIFGYGVDRQQPKSIETLNVLTHIGTSIGLILLIFRELFQLLVSPTRYLQSIENWMEIALIFVTAWIVCYDSAPESTKQQLSAVAILLSSAEFVLLIGQFPTLSTYIVMLKTVSWNFFKFLLWYCILIIAFALSFYSLFREDVKDEEQTAPNPNPAPEDEEEDFFKDPGSSLFKTIVMLTGEFDASSIKFSTFPITSHIIFIVFVFMIPIVLFNLLNGLAVSDTQEIRADAELVGHISRVKLISYFESVLIGKSYTKPMRCWSWFPQYIQDLQFITPKTLCMKPFATRISLFPHFLPKYRIIVKPNQDNRFEIPHPEPGKYGDDYEDIEGGKCCFERCQANRLDRKIVKNAKVVIVKKTYISEFDEIKDKLSHYERKIENIESTLKKVLQNLENKY